GCCTTCGTGCTCTCAGCAGCCTATGCATTCAAGGGTCGCCTCTACTCGGAGCGCAAAGACTGGGGCAAAGCGGCCGCAGCGGCCAAAAACGCCATGAACTACCTCGAAGAAGTCCGAGGCAAAGCCGAATACAGTCCCGAAATCCTCTTCGGTGATGGCCTCTACAACTACTACATCGAGTGGATCCCCGACAACTACCCCATGCTCAAGCCCCTCATCATGTTTTTCGAAGACGGGGACAAAGAACTGGGCGTCCAGCAACTCAAAGAAGCCGCCAACAACGCCTTCTACACACGTACCGAAGCACAGTACTTCCTCATGCGCATTTATGCCAACGACCTCAAAGACCGACGTGCAGCGCTCTTCACCTCCGAGTACCTCAACCACACCTTCCCCAACAATGCCTACTTTGAACGCTACTATGCTCGCATACTCTATACCAGTGGCAAGTACCGCACATGTGAAGCAATATCCCTGGACATCCTCGCCAAGATCGATAGCAGCTATGCTGGCTATGAAGCCAACAGCGGACGCTATGCGGCTTTTTTCCTAGGCGAAATCTACGCCGCACAAGACCTAAGCGACACAGCAGAGATATACTACAAAAAGTGTATTGAATATGGGGACGAAATCGGTGCGGAAGAAATGGGCTACTACATCTACTCCGTGCTCAACCTCGGCGAGATAGAGCGAGAGCGTGGCAATGACAAGGAGGCCAAGGAATACTTCAAACGAGTCAAAAAACTAGCCGATCGAAGTGACCGCTCCCACAAACTTGCCAAACGCTACCTCAAAGAGATGTAACCAAAAGCCTCCAACTTATACACCGTGCCAAGGCCCGCATGCGACACTCCAAACACAGACGTTAGAGCCTAGGGTTCATCAAACAACGACAAGAAGTTGGCAGTATTGGAGGCTACCGAAAACTGCTCTATGACGGTTTTTCTTCCATTTACCCCCATTTTCCGACGCATCGACTCGTTCAGAAGCAGCTTCTTGAGCCCTTCTTTCCAATCCTCGACAGACTCACAGTGCAACCCAGACACGCCATGCTCGACAATCTCGGCATTGACTCCCACAGGAGTCACCAGTACGGGCTTCTCCAAAGCCATGAACTGCAACGCCTTGAACCCACACTTCCCTTGTGCCCACTCATCTACTTCGAGTGGCATCACACCTATATCAATCCGATTGAGGTCCTCAATCTCAGTTTCTTTATTCCACGGCACGAAGCGCAGGCCGTCGATGGCTAGATCAGGTTGTTGATCTGCAATCACACAGAAGTCAAACGCCATTTCTACTTTCAACGCTTGGATCACCGGTACGATCAGATGAAGATATTTGAGCGTAGAATGAGTTCCAGTCCAGCCCACGA
The DNA window shown above is from Reichenbachiella sp. 5M10 and carries:
- a CDS encoding lipopolysaccharide assembly protein LapB; its protein translation is MKKIFLLLCISFSLTGKAQPSDSIPSLLTDINVQIETTEGINSMYNFDFARADGQFRWLRSKYPWHPLPHFLLGLSQWWRIMPYIPDTQYDEAFLTHMDSAILVAEHLYDRGSRIEGAFVLSAAYAFKGRLYSERKDWGKAAAAAKNAMNYLEEVRGKAEYSPEILFGDGLYNYYIEWIPDNYPMLKPLIMFFEDGDKELGVQQLKEAANNAFYTRTEAQYFLMRIYANDLKDRRAALFTSEYLNHTFPNNAYFERYYARILYTSGKYRTCEAISLDILAKIDSSYAGYEANSGRYAAFFLGEIYAAQDLSDTAEIYYKKCIEYGDEIGAEEMGYYIYSVLNLGEIERERGNDKEAKEYFKRVKKLADRSDRSHKLAKRYLKEM